From Varibaculum massiliense, a single genomic window includes:
- a CDS encoding DUF2800 domain-containing protein translates to MTPSDHALLSASGAHRWLNCTPSARLESDEPESTSAAAEQGTAAHALAEHKLRRALKQRSKRPVSAWIDDEMETLTDDYVSFVQEHISIAQETCGDPQVLIEQRLDFSHIVPGSFGTGDCVIIAEPTLQIIDLKYGQGVLVEAVNNPQLMLYALGALHAFGSLYDIETVSVTIYQPRRANVDTWEISVAELEQWAETEVKPKAELASAGEGEFCPGSWCQFCRIAPTCRARAEANLQLAKLEFVPPAELSDAEIADVLTRIPQLKTWASDVEAYALSKAVNQGVVFEGFKLVAGRSVRKYTSEKDVAAAAEAAGYRDIWDRKLITLTAMEKLMGKPAFNEILGDLVTKPAGKPTLVPASDKRPALDLVSAATDFQPNK, encoded by the coding sequence ATGACACCGTCTGACCACGCCCTCCTCTCGGCATCTGGGGCACACAGGTGGCTCAACTGCACACCTTCAGCTCGGCTCGAATCGGATGAGCCGGAGTCAACGTCTGCTGCTGCTGAGCAAGGAACCGCCGCTCATGCCTTGGCGGAGCACAAACTCCGCAGGGCTCTCAAGCAGCGCTCGAAGCGTCCGGTCTCGGCCTGGATTGATGACGAGATGGAAACCTTGACCGACGACTATGTGTCGTTTGTGCAAGAACACATCTCCATCGCCCAGGAGACCTGTGGCGATCCGCAGGTGCTGATCGAACAGCGCCTGGACTTCTCCCACATTGTTCCTGGCAGTTTTGGCACCGGGGATTGCGTGATCATCGCCGAACCCACCTTGCAGATCATTGATCTCAAATACGGGCAAGGCGTGTTGGTTGAAGCCGTGAACAACCCGCAGTTGATGCTGTATGCGCTCGGTGCGCTCCACGCTTTCGGGAGCCTGTACGACATCGAGACGGTATCAGTGACGATCTATCAGCCGCGCCGGGCGAACGTCGACACCTGGGAAATCTCTGTTGCCGAGCTCGAACAGTGGGCTGAAACCGAGGTGAAACCGAAAGCTGAGCTGGCCTCGGCTGGTGAGGGTGAGTTTTGTCCGGGCTCGTGGTGTCAGTTCTGTCGTATCGCGCCAACGTGTCGAGCACGAGCCGAAGCCAACCTTCAACTTGCCAAGCTCGAGTTCGTCCCACCGGCCGAGCTGAGTGATGCGGAGATTGCTGACGTGCTCACGAGGATTCCGCAGCTCAAAACGTGGGCATCCGACGTGGAAGCCTACGCGCTTTCCAAGGCTGTCAATCAGGGTGTGGTCTTTGAGGGGTTCAAGCTCGTCGCAGGCAGGTCGGTACGCAAATACACCTCCGAGAAAGACGTCGCTGCGGCGGCTGAGGCGGCTGGTTATAGGGACATCTGGGATCGCAAGCTCATCACCCTCACAGCCATGGAAAAGCTGATGGGTAAACCCGCCTTCAACGAGATCCTCGGTGATCTCGTGACCAAACCTGCAGGCAAACCCACATTGGTCCCTGCATCCGATAAACGGCCAGCGCTTGATCTGGTGAGTGCGGCCACCGATTTTCAACCCAACAAGTAA
- a CDS encoding DUF2815 family protein has protein sequence MTTTTNPTRIVTGEVRLSYAHVWEPNSIQGGKPKYSVSLIIPKSDTATIAAIEKAIDAAIDAGTAKFGGKRPNKAALKLPLRDGDIERDDEAYKGAYFLNANSLTAPQIVDQSVAPILDRAEVYSGCYARVSLSFYAFNTNGNRGIACGLGNIQKTRDGESLGGGRVSAETDFGAFAADDDFLN, from the coding sequence ATGACAACTACAACTAATCCGACCCGTATCGTCACCGGCGAAGTTCGCCTCAGCTATGCGCATGTGTGGGAGCCGAACTCCATCCAGGGAGGCAAACCCAAGTACTCCGTCTCCCTGATCATCCCCAAGTCCGACACCGCCACCATTGCCGCGATCGAGAAGGCCATCGACGCCGCGATCGACGCCGGGACGGCCAAGTTTGGTGGTAAGCGACCCAACAAGGCCGCCCTCAAGCTCCCGTTGCGTGACGGAGATATTGAGCGCGACGACGAAGCCTACAAGGGCGCCTACTTCCTCAACGCCAACTCGCTGACCGCTCCGCAGATCGTCGATCAGAGCGTCGCCCCGATCCTGGATCGCGCCGAGGTGTACTCGGGCTGCTACGCGCGCGTATCCCTGTCCTTCTATGCGTTTAACACGAACGGCAACCGCGGTATCGCCTGCGGGCTCGGGAACATTCAAAAGACCCGTGACGGCGAGAGCCTTGGCGGTGGGCGCGTGAGCGCTGAGACTGACTTCGGTGCCTTCGCCGCTGATGACGACTTCCTAAACTAA
- a CDS encoding DNA polymerase, which produces MRTLFCDIESFSPVQLAKTGVYPYAEHPAFELLLFGYSVDGGPVKVVDLAGGQSMPDEVLAALVDSGVVKWAHNAAFERVCLSAWLRTHHPELLDEGFLDPRQWRCTMIWSAYLGLPMSLDAVAAVLKLDVQKDSAGRKLIKQFCTPATPSVLNGGKHRNPPSADPTGWAHFIDYNRRDVEVEQAIHERLASFPMSDDEWDTYALDQAINDAGILLDHTLVDNAVAVDEHHRNATLARAQTLTGLENPNSPIQLKQWLRGHGCELESLAKADVHAALDTATGEVKEVLELRGDLAKSSVKKYQAMQNVTGSDDRARGLIQFYGAGRTGRFAGRLVQVQNLPRNYLPDLDQARTLVRTGNLDALELLYESVPDTLSQLIRTAFIPSPGHRFIVADFSAIEARVIAWLAGETTTLQAFREGKDLYCETASRMFGVPVEKHGVNGELRQKGKIAVLACGYGGSVGALKAMGALTMGLAEHELKPIVDAWRAANPHIVQLWADVEEAAIAAITSRQPIRLRNLRFSVESGILFIKLPSGRRLSYIQPRLGENRWGGTSITYTGTTTARRWGQLETYGGKLVENIVQAIARDLLVVGMHAVAKAGHKIVMHVHDEIVIDEPTNSGFTVADACKLMSTLPAWAKGLPLDADGYECAYYRKD; this is translated from the coding sequence ATGCGAACACTCTTCTGCGATATTGAATCTTTCAGCCCCGTCCAACTCGCCAAGACGGGTGTTTACCCGTATGCCGAGCACCCAGCCTTCGAGCTGCTTCTCTTCGGATATTCGGTCGACGGTGGACCAGTCAAAGTGGTGGATCTCGCAGGCGGACAATCAATGCCCGACGAGGTGCTGGCGGCTTTGGTGGATTCGGGTGTGGTCAAGTGGGCGCATAACGCCGCTTTCGAACGAGTCTGCCTGTCTGCCTGGCTACGCACTCATCATCCCGAGCTTCTCGACGAGGGGTTTCTTGACCCAAGGCAGTGGCGGTGCACGATGATCTGGTCCGCCTACCTCGGTCTGCCAATGAGCCTCGACGCGGTTGCCGCCGTCCTCAAACTCGACGTCCAAAAAGATTCTGCGGGGCGCAAGCTGATCAAGCAGTTCTGCACACCCGCCACACCCTCAGTCCTCAACGGTGGCAAACACAGGAACCCACCATCAGCTGACCCGACCGGGTGGGCACATTTCATTGATTACAACCGGCGCGACGTCGAAGTCGAACAAGCCATCCACGAGCGGCTCGCATCATTTCCGATGTCCGATGACGAGTGGGACACCTACGCCCTCGACCAAGCCATCAACGATGCCGGGATTCTTCTCGACCACACGCTCGTGGACAACGCTGTCGCCGTGGATGAACACCACCGCAACGCGACACTCGCTCGGGCACAGACATTGACTGGGTTGGAGAATCCGAACTCGCCCATCCAGCTCAAACAATGGCTCCGTGGTCACGGCTGCGAACTCGAATCACTAGCGAAAGCCGACGTCCATGCCGCCCTCGATACCGCCACTGGCGAGGTGAAAGAAGTCCTCGAACTGCGCGGCGACTTGGCGAAATCGAGCGTGAAGAAATACCAGGCGATGCAAAACGTCACCGGATCCGATGATCGGGCACGCGGACTCATCCAATTCTATGGAGCGGGTCGTACCGGGCGCTTCGCCGGACGCCTCGTCCAAGTCCAAAACCTCCCAAGGAACTATCTGCCTGACCTCGACCAAGCACGAACACTCGTCAGAACAGGCAACCTCGACGCACTTGAGCTGCTCTACGAGTCCGTGCCCGACACCCTCAGCCAACTCATCCGTACCGCGTTTATCCCTTCACCTGGGCACAGGTTTATCGTCGCGGACTTTTCTGCGATTGAGGCGCGTGTCATCGCATGGCTCGCAGGAGAAACCACCACCCTTCAAGCCTTCCGTGAGGGCAAAGACCTCTACTGCGAAACCGCGAGCCGTATGTTCGGCGTCCCAGTCGAGAAGCACGGCGTTAATGGTGAGCTTCGACAGAAGGGGAAGATCGCGGTGCTCGCCTGTGGTTATGGCGGCTCCGTCGGAGCGCTCAAAGCTATGGGAGCACTTACCATGGGACTCGCCGAGCACGAGCTCAAACCTATCGTCGACGCATGGCGGGCCGCCAACCCACACATCGTCCAGCTCTGGGCAGACGTTGAAGAAGCAGCCATCGCTGCGATCACCTCGCGCCAGCCGATCCGGCTCCGTAACCTGCGGTTTAGCGTCGAGTCCGGGATCCTCTTCATCAAGCTGCCCTCGGGAAGACGGCTTTCCTACATCCAGCCACGCTTAGGCGAGAACCGTTGGGGTGGGACATCCATCACCTACACCGGAACCACCACGGCACGGCGCTGGGGACAGCTCGAAACCTACGGAGGCAAACTCGTCGAGAACATCGTCCAAGCAATCGCCCGTGACCTACTCGTGGTTGGCATGCACGCAGTCGCCAAGGCAGGGCACAAGATTGTGATGCATGTTCACGACGAAATCGTCATCGACGAACCCACAAACTCGGGCTTCACCGTTGCTGACGCGTGCAAACTCATGTCCACCCTCCCAGCATGGGCCAAAGGATTACCGTTGGACGCGGATGGGTATGAGTGCGCCTATTACCGTAAGGATTAG
- a CDS encoding Abi family protein, with protein MVDKPWASIDEQINILTRRGLLDAGDYRRELSTVGYYRLSGYSYPLRQIVPSDSPQRRLDHFVLGARMGHVVELYEFDERLRLAVWQALCELEVCFRVDVGHVLGELDPFIHLDLERIWPSGAMHRRAVLFTQKLAQTQSRSTEDFVTHYNQTHDGRLPVWVATEILEFGQLVTLFSLAPFEQRRRIADKYLARADELESWMRTVNFVRNVCAHHARLWNRRLVIRPLVRHRRSDQTLSAVTHSSGRMYTALVLTAFLLRRGNFTAEIQAISDVLDSFPTEIPGVDLTHIGASPSWKQDPIWTINS; from the coding sequence GTGGTCGATAAACCGTGGGCCAGTATCGATGAGCAGATTAATATTCTCACTCGTCGTGGCCTATTGGATGCCGGTGATTACCGCCGCGAGTTATCTACTGTCGGCTATTACCGGCTTTCGGGATACTCCTACCCGTTGCGTCAGATCGTTCCATCTGATTCGCCGCAGCGGCGTTTGGACCATTTCGTTCTCGGTGCACGTATGGGGCATGTGGTAGAGCTGTACGAGTTTGATGAGAGGCTACGCTTGGCTGTGTGGCAGGCCTTATGCGAACTGGAAGTATGCTTTCGGGTTGACGTGGGCCATGTGCTAGGCGAGCTCGATCCCTTTATCCACCTCGACCTCGAACGGATTTGGCCGTCAGGCGCAATGCATCGCCGCGCAGTACTGTTTACGCAGAAGCTAGCCCAAACGCAGTCGCGCTCTACAGAAGATTTCGTCACGCATTACAACCAGACCCACGACGGTCGTTTGCCGGTGTGGGTGGCCACCGAGATTCTTGAGTTCGGACAACTCGTGACCCTGTTTTCGTTGGCTCCCTTCGAACAGCGTCGTCGCATTGCTGACAAGTACTTGGCACGTGCCGACGAGTTGGAATCATGGATGCGCACCGTGAATTTCGTTCGTAACGTATGCGCTCACCACGCCAGACTATGGAACAGGCGACTCGTCATCCGTCCGTTGGTCAGACACCGCCGCAGTGACCAAACGCTATCGGCCGTGACACATTCTTCAGGACGTATGTACACCGCGTTGGTGCTCACCGCATTCCTCTTGCGACGAGGAAATTTCACCGCTGAAATACAGGCCATCAGCGACGTCCTAGACAGTTTCCCCACCGAAATTCCTGGCGTCGATCTAACGCACATAGGTGCCAGCCCCAGCTGGAAACAAGATCCCATCTGGACAATCAACAGCTAA
- a CDS encoding phage antirepressor — translation MGNQIQTFTNDVFGTIRTITTDGQILFCGKDVATALGYQDPTNAVKLHCKGVANYHPLETAGGLQQVRFITEGDLYRLIISSKLPAAQKFEAWVFDEVLPTIRRHGMYAYDELLADDEFLEHAIATLRAERAKRLAAEQALLEAAPKVSYYDLVLQSDSLLTTTAIAKDYGLSAKKLNRILRDAHVQFHQSGRWFLYAKYAEQGYTQSKTHEYGEGQTRTHMYWTQKGRLFIYDLLKNQLGILPVIEREGQVQA, via the coding sequence ATGGGAAACCAGATTCAAACATTTACCAACGACGTGTTCGGCACCATTCGCACCATCACCACTGATGGTCAGATCCTTTTCTGCGGCAAGGACGTCGCCACCGCGCTCGGCTACCAGGATCCGACGAACGCGGTGAAGCTGCACTGCAAGGGGGTGGCAAATTACCACCCCCTTGAGACCGCTGGCGGACTCCAGCAGGTCCGCTTCATTACCGAAGGCGACCTCTACCGCCTCATCATCTCTTCAAAGCTCCCGGCAGCACAGAAGTTCGAAGCCTGGGTGTTCGATGAGGTGTTGCCGACGATTCGCCGCCACGGCATGTACGCATACGACGAACTCCTCGCTGACGATGAGTTCCTCGAGCATGCCATCGCCACGCTGCGTGCGGAACGGGCCAAGCGCCTGGCAGCAGAGCAAGCCTTGCTTGAAGCGGCACCGAAAGTCTCGTACTACGACCTCGTGCTGCAGTCCGATTCGTTGTTGACGACGACGGCGATTGCGAAGGACTACGGACTTTCCGCGAAGAAGCTCAACCGCATTCTGCGTGATGCTCACGTGCAGTTCCATCAGTCTGGCCGGTGGTTCCTCTACGCCAAGTACGCCGAGCAGGGATACACCCAGTCAAAGACCCACGAATACGGCGAAGGCCAGACCCGCACCCACATGTACTGGACGCAAAAGGGACGCTTGTTCATCTACGACCTGCTCAAGAACCAGCTCGGCATCCTCCCGGTCATTGAGCGTGAGGGTCAGGTGCAAGCATGA
- a CDS encoding DUF7768 domain-containing protein, whose translation MSATTLDIGFSKKNTEGYLDLTSYHALKKLQREQFGYRPLVYICSPYSGDTEANVELARQFCGFAVGAGKIPFAPHLLFPQFMDDADFDQRELAMFFNRVLLAKCEALWAYVGHVSPGMRLEIGWARDLELPIKFFDSDFKEVTP comes from the coding sequence ATGAGCGCCACGACACTCGATATTGGGTTTTCGAAGAAGAACACCGAAGGCTATCTGGATCTGACGAGCTACCACGCGCTCAAAAAGCTGCAGCGCGAACAGTTTGGCTACCGGCCCTTGGTTTATATCTGCTCGCCCTACTCGGGCGACACGGAAGCGAACGTTGAGCTCGCCCGCCAATTCTGTGGATTTGCAGTGGGCGCGGGCAAGATCCCCTTCGCCCCACACCTGCTGTTCCCGCAGTTTATGGATGACGCCGATTTTGATCAGCGGGAGCTGGCGATGTTTTTCAACCGTGTGCTGCTCGCCAAATGCGAAGCCCTCTGGGCATATGTCGGACACGTCAGCCCTGGCATGCGCCTAGAGATCGGCTGGGCACGCGACCTCGAGTTGCCGATTAAGTTTTTCGATTCTGATTTCAAGGAGGTCACCCCATGA
- a CDS encoding phage/plasmid primase, P4 family yields MTTPFTLFAATVTGVQNNNHYPNRHRVTDAALLSAAAAFDHVAATYANDRRSTAAFIASDCVVMDIDNDHTETPAEWVTPEKLGEVMAGVEFMAATSRNHMKAKGVLSARPRFHVYFPIREVQGADEYAGLKHRLASRFAFFDRNALDAGRFIYGTSNPQVTVHEGDQLLNAWLDDADEIDVFAAFDASTLVIGEGSRNATLSRFAGRVLIRYGDTDQARDLFDRKANLCEPPLSEGELQAIWNSACRFASKVAADPGYLPPEAYEALAGLRPDDFSDVGQADTLAGEYANKIRYSLATKWLVYDHGVWDENDLSAQGVVQELTSRQLEEADRLIASTWETMTATGADIVMASASSKARGIAKLTPVQATAFRAWDEAKNYHKFVLSRRLSRNITATLKEAGPILQVRIRDLDVDPYLLNTPAGTWDLRDGSSHRHNPADLLTKQTAVSPGDEGAQIWADALDVFFQGDPELIGYVQRIVGLAAIGQVFVEALVIAYGDGRNGKSTFWNTIARVLGTYSGTISADALTVGVRRNVKPELAEARGKRLLIAAETEEGMRLSTSNVKQLASTDQISAEKKFKDPFAFTPSHTLVLYTNHLPRVGAMDAGIWRRLIVIPFNATIEGDTDVKNYADHLYEHAGGAILSWIMEGAHLIHSEGYKLTPPPQVVQASQAYKEDNDWFSQFLEDSCDVENGLSERAGDLYQTYRAWAQNTSGWARPMVDFNAAVEQAGFVRKKTKHGMYVYGLAIASEFGS; encoded by the coding sequence ATGACCACGCCCTTCACTCTGTTTGCTGCCACGGTTACCGGCGTGCAGAACAATAACCACTACCCAAACAGGCACCGGGTTACTGACGCGGCCTTGCTATCGGCAGCCGCTGCCTTTGATCATGTGGCCGCAACCTATGCGAATGATCGCCGCTCAACTGCAGCCTTCATAGCCTCGGACTGCGTGGTGATGGATATCGACAACGATCACACCGAAACTCCGGCCGAGTGGGTCACGCCTGAGAAGCTTGGCGAGGTGATGGCGGGTGTGGAGTTCATGGCCGCCACGTCTCGTAATCACATGAAGGCGAAGGGTGTGTTGTCTGCGCGGCCGCGTTTCCACGTTTATTTCCCAATCCGAGAAGTACAAGGCGCAGACGAATACGCAGGATTGAAACACCGCCTCGCGTCGCGGTTTGCTTTCTTCGATCGCAACGCTCTTGACGCAGGACGCTTCATCTACGGCACCTCTAACCCACAAGTTACGGTGCATGAGGGCGATCAGCTCCTCAATGCATGGTTGGACGACGCTGACGAGATCGACGTGTTCGCCGCATTTGATGCCTCCACACTCGTGATTGGTGAAGGCTCGCGCAACGCTACGTTGTCGCGCTTCGCAGGCAGGGTCCTCATCCGCTACGGCGATACCGACCAAGCACGAGACCTCTTCGATCGCAAAGCCAACCTTTGCGAACCACCGCTCAGCGAGGGCGAATTACAGGCGATTTGGAATAGCGCGTGCAGGTTTGCTTCGAAGGTCGCTGCTGATCCAGGCTATCTGCCGCCAGAGGCTTATGAGGCGTTGGCGGGTTTGCGTCCGGATGATTTTTCCGATGTCGGTCAGGCAGACACATTAGCTGGCGAGTATGCGAACAAGATCCGCTACTCGCTCGCCACCAAGTGGCTCGTCTACGACCATGGCGTGTGGGACGAGAACGACTTATCCGCACAAGGCGTCGTTCAAGAACTGACCTCCCGCCAGCTCGAGGAAGCCGACCGCTTGATCGCGTCCACGTGGGAGACCATGACAGCAACCGGCGCAGATATCGTCATGGCCTCCGCCTCGTCGAAAGCACGCGGCATCGCCAAGCTCACGCCTGTGCAAGCGACCGCGTTCCGGGCGTGGGATGAGGCAAAGAACTACCACAAGTTCGTTCTATCTCGGCGTTTGTCACGCAACATCACGGCCACGTTGAAAGAAGCCGGGCCGATCTTGCAGGTGCGTATCCGTGACCTTGACGTCGACCCCTACCTGCTCAACACCCCGGCAGGTACCTGGGATCTGCGCGACGGTAGTAGTCACAGGCACAACCCAGCCGATCTGCTGACCAAGCAGACCGCTGTCAGCCCCGGCGATGAGGGCGCACAGATTTGGGCCGACGCGCTCGACGTGTTCTTCCAAGGAGATCCTGAGTTGATTGGTTATGTGCAGCGCATTGTGGGGTTGGCGGCTATCGGTCAGGTTTTCGTCGAAGCCCTCGTCATCGCCTACGGGGACGGACGAAACGGCAAATCCACGTTTTGGAACACGATCGCCCGCGTGTTGGGGACGTATTCGGGCACGATCTCAGCTGACGCGCTCACGGTCGGGGTACGCCGCAACGTCAAACCCGAACTCGCAGAAGCCAGAGGCAAACGTCTCTTGATCGCGGCTGAAACCGAAGAAGGCATGCGCCTATCAACCTCGAACGTCAAACAGCTGGCCTCAACCGATCAGATCTCGGCAGAGAAAAAGTTCAAGGACCCCTTCGCCTTCACCCCCTCCCACACGCTCGTGCTCTACACGAACCATCTACCGCGTGTGGGAGCCATGGACGCAGGCATCTGGCGCAGGCTCATCGTCATCCCGTTCAACGCCACCATCGAAGGCGATACGGACGTGAAGAACTACGCCGACCACCTCTACGAACACGCTGGCGGGGCGATCCTTTCCTGGATCATGGAGGGAGCGCACCTCATTCACAGTGAGGGCTACAAGCTCACTCCGCCGCCTCAGGTCGTTCAAGCCTCACAGGCCTATAAGGAAGACAACGACTGGTTCTCCCAGTTCCTTGAAGACTCATGCGACGTCGAGAACGGCTTATCAGAGCGTGCCGGTGACCTCTACCAGACGTATCGAGCGTGGGCACAAAACACCTCAGGATGGGCGCGCCCGATGGTCGACTTCAACGCTGCTGTCGAACAAGCCGGATTCGTGCGGAAAAAGACCAAACACGGCATGTACGTCTACGGGCTCGCGATCGCATCCGAGTTCGGCAGCTAA
- a CDS encoding VRR-NUC domain-containing protein has product MNERTIEHQLKKAVEASGGLCWKLVCPGTSGVPDRICLMDSRAVFVELKAAGKQPRPIQQRRMNQLREQGFTALVVDSVDGIQEVLDALSAA; this is encoded by the coding sequence ATGAACGAACGAACCATAGAACACCAACTGAAGAAAGCCGTCGAAGCCTCTGGCGGCTTGTGCTGGAAGCTCGTCTGCCCTGGAACCAGCGGCGTACCTGACCGGATATGCCTGATGGACAGCCGGGCTGTTTTCGTCGAGCTCAAAGCAGCAGGCAAACAACCCAGGCCAATCCAGCAGCGTCGGATGAACCAACTGCGCGAGCAAGGCTTCACCGCATTGGTTGTCGATTCGGTGGACGGCATACAGGAGGTGCTTGATGCACTATCAGCCGCATAA
- a CDS encoding DEAD/DEAH box helicase: MHYQPHNYQTTATQYIIDHDEAAIFLGMGLGKSVITLTAIWQLMLDYFTIHRVLVVAPLRVARDTWPAEVAKWDHLEGLTVAVAVGTKRDRLNALAASAMVTVINRENIPWLVNQLGGSWPFDMVIIDELSSFKNHRAKRFTALVKMRPHVKRWVGLTGTPAANGLMDVWAQFRLLDGGQRLGRFITRYRERWFVPDKRNGMQVFTYKPRAGAEDEIYGAIGDMTLSMRTTDHLQLPELTVTTMPVVLEPKERRVYEQLKSDLVLDLDGATIDAANAAALSGKLLQLASGAIYTSDGQWTAAHDRKLDALEDLVEAANGSPLLAAYWFAHDRERITARFPQARELKTSAEIEAWNKGEITLGLIHPASAGHGLNLQSGGHLLVWFSLTWSLELYQQTNARLYRQGQLEPVTITHLVAEGTLDEAVLKALDTKDATQAALIDAVAQEIQTTTERTRSCM; this comes from the coding sequence ATGCACTATCAGCCGCATAACTACCAAACCACCGCAACCCAATACATCATCGACCACGACGAGGCAGCAATCTTTCTCGGGATGGGCTTGGGCAAATCGGTGATCACGTTGACGGCGATCTGGCAGCTCATGCTCGACTACTTCACCATCCACCGCGTATTGGTCGTCGCTCCGTTGCGAGTTGCCCGCGATACGTGGCCTGCAGAAGTAGCCAAGTGGGATCACCTTGAAGGGCTCACCGTAGCAGTCGCTGTCGGAACCAAGCGAGATCGGCTGAACGCTCTTGCGGCGTCTGCGATGGTGACCGTCATCAACCGGGAAAACATTCCATGGTTGGTGAACCAACTCGGGGGTAGCTGGCCGTTCGACATGGTCATCATCGACGAACTCTCCAGCTTCAAAAACCACCGGGCGAAGCGGTTCACGGCGCTGGTGAAAATGCGGCCGCACGTTAAGCGCTGGGTTGGCCTGACCGGCACGCCTGCAGCAAATGGACTGATGGATGTGTGGGCGCAGTTCCGGCTCCTCGACGGCGGTCAGCGTTTGGGCCGGTTTATCACTCGTTATCGCGAGCGTTGGTTCGTGCCCGATAAGCGCAACGGGATGCAGGTGTTCACCTATAAGCCCCGCGCGGGTGCTGAGGATGAGATCTACGGTGCGATTGGTGACATGACGTTGTCGATGCGAACCACCGACCACCTTCAGCTACCGGAATTGACGGTGACGACAATGCCTGTGGTGCTGGAGCCGAAAGAACGACGCGTGTATGAGCAGTTGAAATCTGATCTTGTCCTCGACCTTGATGGGGCGACGATTGACGCTGCGAACGCTGCTGCGTTGTCGGGCAAGCTCCTGCAGTTAGCGTCGGGCGCGATCTACACCAGCGACGGTCAATGGACTGCGGCTCATGATCGCAAGCTCGACGCTCTCGAAGACCTTGTTGAGGCAGCCAACGGCAGCCCGTTGCTGGCGGCGTACTGGTTCGCCCATGACCGCGAGCGTATCACCGCCCGCTTCCCGCAGGCTCGCGAACTGAAAACAAGCGCGGAGATCGAGGCATGGAACAAAGGTGAGATCACCCTCGGCTTGATCCACCCCGCGAGCGCTGGCCACGGATTGAACCTCCAGTCAGGTGGGCATCTGTTGGTGTGGTTCTCACTGACCTGGAGCCTGGAGCTCTATCAACAGACGAACGCTCGCTTGTATCGGCAAGGACAGTTAGAGCCGGTCACGATCACGCATCTTGTTGCGGAAGGGACGCTCGATGAAGCCGTGCTCAAAGCCCTTGATACGAAAGAT